The Acidimicrobiales bacterium genomic sequence GATCTCACCGGCCTTCAGACGGTCGATCGCGAGTCCAAGGCTGCGACCCACGCTCTTGCCGGAACGATCGACGGGGATCATCCCCGCGGCCGGGAAGAGTCGCCGGGTGGCCGGCATCGTCAGGTACTCGGCCTTGCCGAGGAAGGTCACCTGACGGCGGCACGAGTACATGAGCAGCACCGAGTCGATGAAGGACAGATGGTTGGCGGCGAAGATCACGCCACCGTGGGTCGGCACGTTGGCGAGACCCTGTCGGTCGACGTTGAGCCAGCCTCGATGAAGCGGCGCCGTCGCTCGGCGAACACTCCAGTAGCGCCGACCGATCCGGTCATTCTCGAGCACACCGGTGAGTTCCATGGGCCCACCGTGACGGCTCAACGTGGCGGGCGTATCGCCGCCACATGAACAACAGATTTCAGCTCGCTGTCACCCGGTCTCGGGCGGGCTCAGTCGTCGAGGATCTTCCCTCGCATGCGGGGTACGACCATGACCGCGTGCAACGCGCAGAACTCCTGCTCGTTGTAGACGCTGAGCTGGGTCGTGCAACCCGCTTCGTCGCACACTCGGCCACCGTCGGCGAGGGGGAGATTCCGTTCGATACTGGTGAAGCGCTCGGCTTGAACTCGCATACCGTCGACAACG encodes the following:
- a CDS encoding lysophospholipid acyltransferase family protein; protein product: MELTGVLENDRIGRRYWSVRRATAPLHRGWLNVDRQGLANVPTHGGVIFAANHLSFIDSVLLMYSCRRQVTFLGKAEYLTMPATRRLFPAAGMIPVDRSGKSVGRSLGLAIDRLKAGEIVGIFPEGTRSRDGLLHEGHVGVAHLALKSGAPIVPVGIIGSDAAMPADSLLPRRSPITVRFGAPIDLGRWTGCRPTGAVKREITDEVMDTIAVLTGQPRERDAAANPPTPVFAA